A section of the Flavobacteriales bacterium genome encodes:
- a CDS encoding 4Fe-4S dicluster domain-containing protein produces MAIMITDECINCGACEPECPNNAIYEGGAEWRLSDGTSLHGAQTTPMGNSYDADSANTPKAMDVYYIVTDKCTECQGFHDEPQCAAVCPVDCCVDDPDHRESTEQLLAKKAFLHL; encoded by the coding sequence ATGGCCATCATGATCACCGACGAATGCATCAACTGCGGTGCATGCGAACCGGAGTGCCCCAACAACGCCATCTACGAAGGCGGGGCCGAGTGGCGGCTCAGCGACGGCACCAGCCTGCATGGTGCACAGACCACCCCCATGGGCAACAGCTACGACGCGGATTCGGCCAACACGCCCAAGGCGATGGACGTGTACTACATCGTGACGGACAAGTGCACGGAGTGCCAGGGCTTCCACGACGAGCCGCAATGCGCCGCCGTGTGCCCGGTGGACTGCTGCGTGGACGACCCCGACCACCGGGAGAGCACCGAGCAGCTGCTGGCCAAGAAGGCCTTCCTGCACCTGTGA